DNA sequence from the Desulfolucanica intricata genome:
CAGCTAAAATAGTAAGTGATAGAACTATGATTCCGGTCCGATTTGTTAGTGAGGCAATGGGGGCAAAAGTGCAGTGGGATGCAGTTAATAGAAGAGTTATCATTACTTCTGTTGCTGTTGTAGAATCATATCTTCCCCTACAGATAGGAAACCAGTGGTCATATCAGGGCATTGGTAATGAGTATGCCCAATATAATGATCAGGTCTTGTACAGGAGTGGAAATTTGGTTCAACTTGTACGGAATAATGGCGGAACCAGGATGGTTCAAATTTATGAAATTCACCCTAATCATATTGTTTGTGTATATAGTGAAGCGGAGTTCTACTCTAATACAAACATATTAAATAGCTTCTCACCTAATCGGAATGAGGTCATTCTACAATCACCTTTAACAGAAGGTACTAGTTGGCAAGTTAATGGTGAAACTTATAAAATTGAAGCAACCAATGTTACTGTTACAACCCCTGCAGGTACTTTCAATGACTGCTTAGAGGTACATTCAGCTAGCGGCAATAACTATGAGAATATTAAGTATTACGCCCCAGGCATTGGTTTAGTAAAGGATGTTTGGATGGATACAAACTCTAATTACCAGGTGATTTCTGAGTTAGATAATCTTAACATACTGTAGGTCAGTACCGTGGTATAATATTCCTGGTGATAATATGAAATCAAAGTTTATGCTAGCTATTACCCTAATGTTAATAATATTTGACCAGATAACTAAATACCATGCAACTATAAAACCTGAATTCTCACGATTGGTTATTATTAATGACGGAGTGATATTTGGTATTTATGGTGCCAATAACTTTATAATGGGCTTATTAATTATTTTATCCGTAGCAGTTATCATAGTAGCCTATTTCTTCTATCGCTTCTACATAGTAAAATGTCGCCAGAGTTTACTCATGGATATATTTGTAATATCCTTTTGCAGTAGCACAATAAGTAACACCATTGATCGGATAATATTTGGTGGTGGGCGGGATTTCATTAATGCTTTAGGCCAACTATATGAATTATGCTGATATATATGGTCACATTGGGTTAATGTCCCTAATCACCGAACTTATACTCAACCGTAGGTGTAACGTAAAACTAAGTACATTCCCTAAAAATATGTTTCGAAAATAAATGAGTTAGCATGAACCAGGTTTTGAGGCCTGGTTTTTGTTAAAGTTAAAAATTTCTCTCTACCCAATAAAAATAGGAATATATGTAATATTATAAAGCTCGTAATCCAAAACATTGGATTACGGGCTGAGAATGCAATCCGGCCCTTTGTCCTTGGAAGAAAGGGATGGTTGTTCGCTGCTACGAAAAAAGGAGCACAAACAAGCGCAGTCGTCTATAGCATTGTAGAAACGGCAAAAGCGAATAAACTTAACGCATACATGTACCTGACATATATCTTCAGCAAAATGCTAGGGTTAGATGTAGACTTTAAAAACGATTCGTCAATTCTTGAGGACTTTATACTCTGGTCACAAAAACTACCAGAGTACTGTCTCAAAACAAAACATTGAATATTATAATCCCAAAATCTAAATCCCAGTACCATACAGTTACGTGGAACCGGGGTTTTTTATTTTTCAATGCACCTGTTAGTTAAGCGCTTACCTTTTTTCGGGCACTATAAGGGATAGATATCTCGATGTGTGGGCGGTAACCAGTGTTGGATTGGTGTGTAAGTACTAAAGGTGAGTTAACTGTAAATTGGATAATATTTGGATTATTTGTATTGAATGTAATTACAATTTAGTTATCTGATTATTGTCACCAAATGAAAAAGGAATCAAGACGCGAGAAACAATCTTGATTCCTTTAGTTTTTCTCTCCGATAATACTTTAAAACCTAATTACACGGGGTTCAGCTGTGAATGAGTAAATCGTAGCGGTGGCATCTTTCAGATATAACACCTCTGTATTATCATCATCTGCTTTATACCTTTCCTGCAAATTTGGATATGCATCCAACATGTGTTGTTTTGCTTCTACCCTGTCATCCCTTACAACAGTTGCCGCGACACGAATCCACTCGCTACCGTCGAAAGCACAGATTTCAATTTTTGGATTTGCCTGCATCTGCTTGGAGACATTCTTGACTTTGCCTGTTTGGATATAAAGTTTGTCCTCAAATATATCTATAGTCCCAAAAGGACGTACCCTTGGCTGGTCACCGTCAACCGTTGCAATGTAATATGTCTGGCACTTCTTTAAAAAATCATATACTTCTTTCACTGAAAAACCTCCCTGGTATGTATTTGCTTAACCTTTGGTCTTCTGATTTGATATTATTCTACTGTTTTTGGCAATATAAAATTCATGCATTCCGGAACTTTATTTTTTCAGCACCCCTGTTTCCAAATTTAACAATTTATGGGCGAGTTTTTAAGTTCCCGCCAAATACCAGTAGGTGACTGTGGTGTATTAGTCTATCAAGAATGGCACTAGTCATTTTTTCATCATAGAAAATGCCATTCCATCTGCTAAACTCAATGTTAGTGGTTATGATTACACTCCGTTTTTCATAACATTCTGAGATAACTTGAAAGAGAAGTTGTGCTCCTTCTTTTTCAAAAGGGATGTATCCCCTTCATCGGATGTATCCCCTTCATCGCATATTAGCAAGTCACATTTGCTTAATTGTC
Encoded proteins:
- a CDS encoding pyridoxamine 5'-phosphate oxidase family protein, with protein sequence MKEVYDFLKKCQTYYIATVDGDQPRVRPFGTIDIFEDKLYIQTGKVKNVSKQMQANPKIEICAFDGSEWIRVAATVVRDDRVEAKQHMLDAYPNLQERYKADDDNTEVLYLKDATATIYSFTAEPRVIRF
- a CDS encoding signal peptidase II → MLIIFDQITKYHATIKPEFSRLVIINDGVIFGIYGANNFIMGLLIILSVAVIIVAYFFYRFYIVKCRQSLLMDIFVISFCSSTISNTIDRIIFGGGRDFINALGQLYELC
- a CDS encoding copper amine oxidase N-terminal domain-containing protein: LNTWEVFILKKRLCIFIMITLLILSMSGIATANDISVYLDGNELEFDVKPVIENDRTLVPLRVIFEALNADVDWDNSTRTVTATKGTNQIKLRIGDKTAYKNGLPITLDVPAKIVSDRTMIPVRFVSEAMGAKVQWDAVNRRVIITSVAVVESYLPLQIGNQWSYQGIGNEYAQYNDQVLYRSGNLVQLVRNNGGTRMVQIYEIHPNHIVCVYSEAEFYSNTNILNSFSPNRNEVILQSPLTEGTSWQVNGETYKIEATNVTVTTPAGTFNDCLEVHSASGNNYENIKYYAPGIGLVKDVWMDTNSNYQVISELDNLNIL
- a CDS encoding ATP-binding protein, whose translation is MPFEKEGAQLLFQVISECYEKRSVIITTNIEFSRWNGIFYDEKMTSAILDRLIHHSHLLVFGGNLKTRP